A portion of the Parambassis ranga chromosome 22, fParRan2.1, whole genome shotgun sequence genome contains these proteins:
- the LOC114427888 gene encoding beclin 1-associated autophagy-related key regulator-like: MASSAGLPLLGPDRAASSSGSLLGSKPPLRPHHPHPAHSTPGCVMVESVDDAEGLYVAVERCPLCSTSRRRLICARCVQAGDFVYFDGRNAERYSEKMERLKQLQEEKEQLQQSVLAAMDRKLQADEIKWKIMSCKMKIEQLKEAVAWGDEEVKSDKELLLRSQEEVQRLQRRAGRHQEKRDKIERHNWRLGELLERRSRELQSRLGQLAAQRRKHILELTTHIFPTQEEKQGSRDPVDVVAECDPVLTSSTVSELAEARRTTYLSGRWIWDDQNGETSISITGPPVALPSNGDCSAYYSWVEEKSTNQGPELDHINPAHTISAALCYATQLVTILSHILDVNLPKKLCNSEFCGENLSRYRFTRALSKLNTNILHLCFSQHVDSEKLHPHHTLRNIMFLVAPDNDNLGRTGPFEVSADLEESMEFVEPEAAGPAEESGDEAVTDEETDLGTDWETVPSPRFCDIPSQSMDLSQSALQVSQPSANTGGMISSAAASVTSWFRAYTGQR; encoded by the exons ATGGCGTCCTCAGCGGGACTCCCGCTGCTCGGCCCGGACCGTGCCGCCTCCTCCTCGGGCTCTCTCCTCGGGAGCAAGCCACCTCTCCGTCCTCATCACCCCCACCCGGCCCACTCCACCCCCGGCTGTGTGATGGTGGAATCCGTGGACGACGCGGAGGGTCTGTACGTGGCGGTGGAGCGGTGCCCCCTGTGCAGCACCTCCCGCCGCAGGCTCATCTGCGCCCGGTGCGTCCAGGCCGGAGACTTCGTGTACTTCGACGGGAGAAACGCAGAACG ATACTCTGAGAAGATGGAGCGactgaagcagctgcaggaggagaaggagcagctgcagcagag TGTCCTTGCAGCCatggacaggaagctgcaggcagATGAGATT AAATGGAAGATCATGTCCTGTAAGATGAAGATCGAGCAGCTGAAAGAGGCGGTCGCTTGGGGCGATGAAGAGGTGAAGAGtg ATAAGGAGCTGCTCCTGCGCTCTCAGGAGGAGGTTCAGCGACTGCAGCGCAGAGCCGGACGCCACCAGGAGAAACGGGACAAGATCGAGCGTCACAACTGGCGTCTGGGCGAGCTGCTGGAGAGACGCAGCCGGGAGCTGCAGAGCAGACTGGGCCAGCTGGCGGCTCAGAGGCGAAAACACATCCTGGAGCTGACCACGCACATCTTCCCCAcgcaggaggagaagcaggggaGCAG AGATCCTGTGGATGTGGTGGCAGAGTGTGACCCCGTGCTAACCTCCAGCACGGTGAGCGAGCTGGCCGAGGCCCGGAGGACCACCTACCTGTCAGGGCGCTGGATCTGGGACGACCAGAACGGGGAGACGAGCATCAGCATCACAGGACCTCCTGTCGCTCTGCCCAGCAATGGAGACTGCTCTGCCTACTacagctgggtggaggagaagagcaCCAATCAGGGTCCAG agctggaccacATTAACCCGGCTCACACCATCAGCGCCGCCCTCTGCTACGCTACGCAGCTCGTCACCATCCTGTCCCACATCCTGGATGTCAACCTGCCCAAGAAGCTCTGCAACAG CGAGTTCTGTGGAGAGAACCTGAGCCGGTACCGCTTCACCAGAGCTCTGAGCAAACTGAACACCAACATCCTTCACCTCTGCTTCTCACAG CATGTGGACAGTGAGAAGCTCCACCCTCATCACACCCTGAGGAACATCATGTTTCTAGTCGCCCCCGATAACGACAACCTGGGcag GACGGGCCCGTTCGAGGTCAGCGCTGACCTGGAGGAATCCATGGAGTTTGTGGAGCCAGAGGCTGCAGGGCCGGCGGAGGAGAGCGGGGACGAGGCTGTAACGGATGAGGAGACGGACCTGGGGACAGACTGGGAGACGGTGCCCAGTCCACGCTTCTGTGACATACCCTCACAG TCCATGGATCTTTCCCAGAGTGCACTGCAGGTGTCTCAGCCTTCAGCCAACACTGGAGGAATGATCTCCTCAGCTGCTGCCTCCGTCACCTCCTGGTTCAGAGCGTACACGGGCCAGCGCTGA